ATGTGAAGCCACGCCGTTTCAAGTCCTTGCTGAGGGCGTCGGACTCGTCCGTCTTCGCCGGGATGTCCTTGAGCGCTCGGGGCCGATTCTGTCGCGGCTGCCCGTCGACGAAACGCCATTGGTAGGCGGCGAAACTCCCGAACTCGTCCTGCACGCGCCGGAAGGCGCGGGCGTTCTTGACCGCTGATTCAACCTTGAGCCGGTTTCGAACGATGCCGGGGTTTCCGAGGAGCTGCTCCACCTTGCGGGCGTTGAAGCGCGCGACGCGCTCGACATCGAAGCCGGCAAAGGCCTGGCGGTAGGCTTCCCGCTTCCTCAGGATCGTGATCCAGCTGAGGCCCGCCTGGGCACCCTCGAGAATCAAGAACTCGAACAGCTTCCGGTCGTCGTGAACCGGGACACCCCACTCCTCGTCATGGTAGCTGACGTAGAGAAGGTCCGTCCCGCACCACCCACAGCGAGTCACCGCGCGCGCCATGGGCCGCACCATAGAGCCTCCCGCCATCGGTCGCCAAACTCGAGCCGGTTCGGAAGGCGCCGGGGCCTCCGGAACGGGCCTCGAGGTCCGGGGGTGCGACGCGACGACGGGGACATGCGGGCACACGAAGAACACGGGCAACGTGTGCTGTAACT
This Deltaproteobacteria bacterium DNA region includes the following protein-coding sequences:
- a CDS encoding DNA-3-methyladenine glycosylase I; translated protein: MARAVTRCGWCGTDLLYVSYHDEEWGVPVHDDRKLFEFLILEGAQAGLSWITILRKREAYRQAFAGFDVERVARFNARKVEQLLGNPGIVRNRLKVESAVKNARAFRRVQDEFGSFAAYQWRFVDGQPRQNRPRALKDIPAKTDESDALSKDLKRRGFTFVGSTIIYAHMQAVGMVNDHVVGCFRQREVARMAATRA